In the genome of Acidimicrobiia bacterium, one region contains:
- a CDS encoding type II toxin-antitoxin system RelE/ParE family toxin, whose protein sequence is MRATRRWRDYRTPSGRRPVKRFIDGLSDADAAAVVAAMKDVQVYGNEVAHHLDGDIYEVRAAGHKQSFRVLYATEGKEDQVLLALEAISKKTKRTPLQTIQLANRRLADWRSRGRKQQ, encoded by the coding sequence GTGCGAGCGACGAGACGCTGGCGTGACTACCGGACCCCCAGCGGACGAAGACCGGTCAAGCGGTTCATCGATGGGCTGTCAGATGCGGATGCCGCTGCGGTGGTTGCTGCCATGAAGGACGTGCAGGTATACGGCAACGAAGTCGCCCATCACCTCGACGGTGACATCTACGAGGTGCGCGCTGCTGGTCACAAGCAGTCATTCCGCGTCCTCTATGCAACGGAGGGCAAGGAGGACCAAGTGCTTCTAGCCCTCGAAGCAATCTCCAAGAAGACCAAGAGGACTCCCCTGCAGACCATCCAGCTCGCGAATCGAAGGCTTGCCGACTGGCGGTCGCGAGGCCGGAAGCAGCAGTGA
- a CDS encoding helix-turn-helix domain-containing protein produces the protein MTDFLTELIAERSEANEHFAELVDAAFKRRELVRQLAAIRTELSISQTRLASLMGTSQSAVARLESGDTDARASTLARYAAALGRRIEFEIVEETTPRTDGGPRRHRQKLAPA, from the coding sequence ATGACCGACTTCCTGACCGAACTCATCGCAGAGCGAAGCGAAGCGAACGAACACTTCGCCGAGTTGGTGGACGCCGCCTTCAAGCGTCGCGAGCTCGTTCGGCAACTTGCCGCGATTCGCACCGAGCTCTCGATCTCCCAGACAAGGCTTGCTTCACTGATGGGAACGTCACAGTCGGCGGTCGCGCGACTCGAGTCAGGCGACACCGACGCCCGTGCCTCCACGCTCGCACGATATGCGGCCGCCCTGGGGCGGCGAATCGAGTTCGAGATCGTTGAGGAGACGACCCCCAGGACCGACGGCGGGCCCCGAAGGCACCGCCAGAAACTCGCCCCCGCCTGA
- a CDS encoding helix-turn-helix transcriptional regulator, whose translation MSLPARLRATREAIGLTQEAVSRISGIAAPNLSKIENGGSDIQISTLMRILDAMNLDIEFVPRDAPISLQDVIAQSERGRKRLNSKGIAPSDPQARLSAKRARGLDVSVEQSLLTRSA comes from the coding sequence ATGAGTCTTCCTGCGCGACTGCGTGCGACAAGAGAGGCCATCGGACTGACGCAGGAAGCTGTGTCCCGGATCTCAGGCATCGCCGCGCCCAACCTGTCGAAGATAGAGAACGGCGGGTCTGACATTCAGATCAGCACCCTGATGCGAATCCTGGATGCGATGAACCTGGATATCGAGTTCGTCCCCCGAGATGCCCCCATCTCCCTTCAAGACGTAATCGCCCAGTCCGAACGGGGTCGGAAACGTCTCAACTCAAAAGGGATCGCCCCGTCTGATCCTCAGGCGCGACTGAGTGCGAAGCGAGCTCGTGGCCTCGATGTCTCGGTTGAGCAGTCCTTACTGACGCGAAGTGCCTGA
- a CDS encoding peptidoglycan-binding protein, producing the protein MSKPRTGGALTVVASLVLVFGIAGTGMAGSTDVPDWPTTQFNHRGANVMAVQMLLRYHGYAPALDGVFGSGTKSNVISFQQAHPPLSADGIVGPGTWPVLTPTLTQGANNYAVQALQWLLNSKRDPTNPGWSYLLVDGAFGTGTLNAVKAYQSLHGMTNDGVVDDEVWEHLTWHYRLMPVTAYACAAGGLGAQPENESWGTAATVAAVERAGYYFNDQAAGDLPFWDLSHQHGEMPFSPHDSHDRGMDVDIGIITILSGSYDQCTTGRGILYTNTTRYRQAKTKALLWDIRQGAAFGSYQMIDLVYYNDPDFETWFPTIVEPLTGHDHHLHVRYCTASHWDGDYSGCSS; encoded by the coding sequence ATGTCGAAGCCGCGAACCGGAGGCGCGCTCACCGTCGTTGCTTCCTTAGTCCTGGTTTTCGGGATAGCCGGGACCGGCATGGCGGGATCGACTGACGTTCCGGATTGGCCGACAACTCAATTCAATCATCGCGGCGCCAATGTCATGGCGGTTCAGATGCTGCTGCGGTATCACGGTTACGCGCCAGCACTTGACGGGGTCTTCGGCTCGGGAACCAAGTCAAACGTGATCTCGTTTCAGCAGGCGCATCCTCCGCTGTCAGCCGATGGGATTGTTGGGCCGGGAACGTGGCCAGTCCTCACACCAACGCTGACCCAGGGAGCCAACAACTACGCGGTGCAGGCTCTCCAGTGGTTGCTCAACAGCAAGCGCGATCCCACCAATCCGGGCTGGTCCTACCTCCTCGTCGATGGCGCTTTCGGTACGGGCACCCTCAACGCCGTCAAGGCCTATCAATCGCTCCACGGGATGACAAACGACGGCGTGGTCGACGACGAGGTGTGGGAACACCTCACGTGGCACTACAGGCTCATGCCCGTCACCGCGTACGCCTGCGCAGCCGGGGGGTTGGGCGCACAGCCCGAGAACGAGTCGTGGGGTACGGCCGCCACCGTGGCTGCTGTTGAACGCGCTGGCTATTACTTCAACGACCAGGCCGCCGGAGATCTGCCCTTCTGGGACCTCTCTCATCAACACGGTGAAATGCCATTCTCTCCGCACGACTCGCACGATCGAGGGATGGACGTGGACATCGGGATCATCACGATACTGAGCGGAAGCTACGACCAATGCACCACGGGCCGCGGCATCTTGTACACCAACACAACTCGGTATAGGCAAGCCAAGACCAAGGCGCTCCTCTGGGACATCCGGCAAGGAGCCGCCTTCGGTTCATATCAGATGATCGACCTGGTCTATTACAACGACCCTGACTTCGAGACCTGGTTCCCCACGATCGTCGAGCCCTTGACAGGCCACGACCACCATCTTCACGTCCGGTACTGCACGGCATCCCATTGGGACGGCGACTACAGCGGATGCAGCAGCTAG
- a CDS encoding recombinase family protein: MAHAAAIYARISSDPDGTRLGVERQIEDCQALAGSLGWPVAEVYVDNDVSAYSGRRRPEYERLCGDIKAGMVDALVVWHPDRLHRSPRELEDFIDLCDAASLVDIRTVRAGDVDLTTPQGRMVARLGGVIARGESDKAADRLRRKHAELASKGKVSGGGTRPYGYTPDRPHVVPGEAKVIREAAKRALAGESARSICVDLNDRGVTTSVGGEWTPTTLARMLASARISGRREHHGEITGDAEWPAIITPAESDRLRARRRPRAAGPARRAPRRYLLTGGLLRCGRCGSEMVSRPRADGVRRYVCASGPGFSGCGRMAINAEPVESFLTQAVLYRLDTPELARALTEARQANQEHDRLAIAVAEDTAMLEQLARDYADRAISHTEWAAARQPIQARIDAAKRRLSRVSRTNRIDDYAGNSKALADAWTDLPLSRQQAIVATVLDHLVVNPAVQGRNRFDPSRLHPTWRL; the protein is encoded by the coding sequence GTGGCTCACGCTGCTGCGATCTACGCCCGGATCTCCTCAGACCCTGATGGGACTCGTTTGGGGGTGGAGCGGCAGATCGAGGACTGCCAGGCCCTCGCCGGCTCCCTGGGCTGGCCGGTGGCCGAGGTCTACGTCGACAACGACGTGTCGGCCTATTCGGGGAGGCGGCGTCCCGAGTATGAGCGGCTCTGTGGGGACATCAAGGCGGGGATGGTGGACGCCCTGGTGGTGTGGCATCCCGATCGGTTGCATCGCAGTCCCCGGGAGTTGGAGGACTTCATCGACCTGTGCGACGCCGCCTCGCTCGTGGATATTCGGACGGTGCGGGCCGGGGATGTCGATCTGACGACGCCGCAGGGTCGGATGGTGGCCAGACTGGGTGGGGTGATCGCCCGCGGAGAGTCTGACAAGGCGGCCGACCGGCTGCGCCGCAAACACGCCGAACTGGCCTCCAAAGGCAAGGTCTCCGGTGGCGGCACCCGCCCCTACGGATACACCCCGGATCGCCCTCACGTGGTGCCCGGGGAGGCGAAGGTGATCCGTGAGGCCGCCAAACGTGCTCTGGCGGGGGAGTCGGCCCGCTCGATCTGTGTCGACCTCAACGACCGGGGCGTCACCACCAGCGTCGGTGGGGAGTGGACCCCCACGACATTGGCTCGGATGCTGGCCTCGGCTCGGATCTCGGGGAGGCGGGAGCATCACGGGGAGATCACCGGAGACGCCGAGTGGCCCGCCATCATCACCCCCGCAGAGTCGGATCGGCTCCGGGCCCGCCGCCGGCCACGGGCTGCAGGCCCTGCCCGCCGGGCCCCCCGCCGCTATTTGCTCACCGGCGGTTTGCTGCGCTGTGGCCGCTGCGGCTCGGAGATGGTGTCGCGGCCCCGGGCCGATGGGGTCCGCCGCTACGTCTGCGCCTCCGGCCCCGGATTCTCCGGCTGTGGGCGGATGGCGATCAACGCCGAGCCGGTGGAGAGCTTCCTCACCCAGGCCGTCCTCTACCGCCTCGACACCCCCGAGTTGGCCCGAGCCCTCACCGAGGCCCGCCAGGCCAACCAAGAGCACGACCGGCTCGCCATCGCCGTCGCCGAGGACACCGCCATGCTCGAGCAACTCGCCCGGGACTACGCCGACCGGGCCATCAGCCACACCGAATGGGCGGCGGCCCGTCAACCCATCCAGGCCCGCATCGACGCAGCCAAGCGCCGCCTGTCGCGGGTCTCCCGTACTAATCGCATCGACGACTACGCCGGCAACTCGAAGGCCCTCGCCGACGCCTGGACCGACCTCCCCCTCTCCCGTCAACAGGCGATAGTGGCCACCGTTCTCGATCACCTTGTCGTCAACCCGGCGGTTCAGGGTCGCAACCGCTTCGACCCCTCCCGCCTCCACCCCACCTGGCGGCTCTGA